The Acidimicrobiales bacterium DNA segment CCGGCCATCGACGCGCCGTCCTCCAGCACGAGGTCGGCCGGGCCGAGGAGCGGGTCGGCGGCGCCGGCCCTGACCACCCACGTGGGCCGGGGGTCGGGCGGCCGCTCGTCCCCGTACTCGCCCCCCATCGCCGCCCGCAGCGCGCCGATCGTCCCCGGCGCCGGCGTCCGCCACACGCCGGCCACGTCCCAGTACCCGTCGTCGATGCCCCAGGGGTCGGTGGTCACCGGGGCACGGTAGCCAGGGCGACGACCAGCTACTCCTGGTCGGGCCCGTGCCCCACGCGCTCGTCGACGAACTCCCGGAGGGCGTCGAGGTCGACCTCGTCGCAGGTCCGCTTGAACACCCAGGCGGTCGCCACCACGGACGCGGGGAGGTCCACGCCGGGCGCGACGACGACGTGCTCGCCGGCCAGCGCCTCGAGCGCGTCGGCGTCGGCGGCGGGCAGGCCCTCGTGCTGGATCAGCACGTCGCCCCGCTCGAGGATCCCGACCT contains these protein-coding regions:
- a CDS encoding DUF3105 domain-containing protein gives rise to the protein QHVLPGGAEPTYRSDPPTSGPHVPGPAITGVVDEPIERPVQVGILERGDVLIQHEGLPAADADALEALAGEHVVVAPGVDLPASVVATAWVFKRTCDEVDLDALREFVDERVGHGPDQE